In the Nitrososphaerota archaeon genome, TGGAAGCGAAGAAACATCCTTAATTGAAACTCTTTTTGTTTTTGGTACAAACAAAACAAATGTTGAAAAGATACTTGAAAGTATAAAATATGAAAGAAAAACCAGTGGAGATATTATCGAATTAGTGGAGAATAAATCTGCAAAATCAAGAACTTTGTTAATTCCTGTATATAAAGAACGTAAAGAAGATATTAAAATAGAGGAGTTGCCTAAATTCGAAGGTAATAAAAAATTATTAACTGCTTTTTTAGAATGGTTTGAAGATGATAGAATACTCTATTCTACTTTTTCAGATTATAACTATAATATAAAACCAAAAGATGTCAAAAAGATTAAAGAGTTTCTAGAAAAGGGTAATTTTAAAGACTCTGATTCTTCAGATATTTTTGTACAAACGAATCAGCTTTTCAACCATCTTAATATTATTTTAAAAGATTTTGAAAAATTTAAACAATTAGAAAATGAGATAATCCACTTTAAAAGAATTAAGGTTATTCTAAATCAAACAGAGTTAGAAGATTTAAAAGATAAAATAAAACGAGTTAGTGAATATAAGGATTCAGATAAAGAGGAATTAAGATTAAAACAATTGTTAGAATCTAAAAAAATAGATATTGATGAATACACCAATAAAATAAAGGAGATTAGTAAAACTTCTAGTGAAGAAAAATTCAAAGACCTAAAAATTAAGAACATAATAAATCATTACTATCTTCCTTTAATAATCTCTCAAAATGATAAAATAGATTACATAAATCATATAATAAAAGTTGAGAGTGAAAGAAAATTTATTGAGGAGCTTGAAGAATATCTAAAAAAAGATAACAATCTATTCAAAGCTTGCGATTGGTGGATGTTTAGTAAAATTGATGAAACTCTTGATGAAGTCCACATTCCTTACTATAATAAATTTCATAATAAAATTGAAAAGTTTAAACCAGATTTTATTTTTTGGTTAAAAAAAGGAGATGAATATTTCATAACCTTTATAGATCCTAAAAGTACAAAGTATACAGACTTTGAATACAAAGTAGATGGCTATAAAAGAATATTTGAGAAAGAAGGAGAAATAATTGTTTTTGATGTAGAAGGAAATAAAATAAAAGTTTACTTATTCTTATATACGGAAGATAAAAATAAATTATCAGAAAGTTATAAAAGATATTGGTTTGATAATTTTGAGAATATTGAAGATCTTGTACGACAAAGATATTTATGAATATAATCAAAATTTAGATGGTTGGAAGATATTAGAATTCTAAGTCCTGCCATTATGAGTATGTATGAAAGAAAATAAGAAAAAACTACGGCAACAACGAATTTTCGGCTGACTCGCAACTCGAAATTTTTGCTTTCAGCACCGTTGTACTAAATTTTAGTCCCAGCAAGTATTCGGGAAAGATTAACAGCGATTTAACAGTTCCGCAAACTTGCAGTTTGCTTCACCCAAATTGCTCCTTTGGTCTTAACTTCTCATATTTGCAACCTTATGCTCAGTAAATA is a window encoding:
- a CDS encoding restriction endonuclease subunit R yields the protein GSEETSLIETLFVFGTNKTNVEKILESIKYERKTSGDIIELVENKSAKSRTLLIPVYKERKEDIKIEELPKFEGNKKLLTAFLEWFEDDRILYSTFSDYNYNIKPKDVKKIKEFLEKGNFKDSDSSDIFVQTNQLFNHLNIILKDFEKFKQLENEIIHFKRIKVILNQTELEDLKDKIKRVSEYKDSDKEELRLKQLLESKKIDIDEYTNKIKEISKTSSEEKFKDLKIKNIINHYYLPLIISQNDKIDYINHIIKVESERKFIEELEEYLKKDNNLFKACDWWMFSKIDETLDEVHIPYYNKFHNKIEKFKPDFIFWLKKGDEYFITFIDPKSTKYTDFEYKVDGYKRIFEKEGEIIVFDVEGNKIKVYLFLYTEDKNKLSESYKRYWFDNFENIEDLVRQRYL